One window from the genome of Ammoniphilus sp. CFH 90114 encodes:
- the bshB2 gene encoding bacillithiol biosynthesis deacetylase BshB2, with protein MNERVLMVFPHPDDEVFFCSGTVMEYISKGVPVTYLCLTLGEMGRGLGGANRHTLPELRLKELNQSCEIIGIKDLRLGGYRDKTLEFEDPEPIIGQLVQLIKKISPSLIITFYPGESVHPDHDITGSFVVEAVRRLPEEDRPIVYGSAVFKTYIDKVGGPDVVNDVTTYMDRKVDCLKAYPSQFMKYIKTLNKGKESIAPRMRTERFWILK; from the coding sequence ATGAATGAACGTGTGTTAATGGTTTTTCCTCATCCGGATGATGAAGTTTTTTTCTGCTCAGGAACGGTGATGGAATACATAAGTAAGGGAGTGCCAGTTACTTATCTTTGTCTAACCTTGGGGGAAATGGGACGTGGATTAGGTGGAGCTAACCGTCATACGTTGCCTGAGTTGCGATTGAAGGAGTTAAATCAGTCTTGTGAGATTATAGGGATTAAGGATCTCCGGTTAGGCGGATACCGAGACAAGACACTAGAATTCGAGGATCCAGAGCCCATTATTGGACAACTGGTGCAACTTATTAAGAAGATATCTCCCTCGTTAATTATTACGTTTTATCCAGGCGAAAGTGTTCATCCTGATCATGACATCACGGGTTCTTTCGTCGTGGAAGCCGTACGCCGTCTCCCAGAGGAGGATAGGCCAATCGTATATGGATCGGCCGTCTTCAAGACTTACATCGACAAGGTCGGAGGGCCTGATGTAGTGAATGATGTTACGACTTATATGGATCGTAAAGTGGATTGCTTAAAGGCCTATCCGTCTCAGTTCATGAAATATATTAAGACCTTAAACAAGGGGAAGGAGTCGATCGCCCCGCGGATGAGGACGGAGCGGTTTTGGATATTGAAGTAG
- a CDS encoding DUF1806 family protein, which yields MKTIQLMEVQSYLDTFVGKSCYIHLETTLGAYVNRPIGTFIRNAQVYIERAQIKGNDSYRVGLKIPIGWVYAEGLNVYDQDVKGRLLLEGHDEDGKLQVALHISLEPL from the coding sequence CCATTCAGTTAATGGAGGTTCAGTCCTATTTAGATACGTTTGTAGGGAAATCCTGTTATATTCATCTTGAAACAACACTAGGGGCTTACGTGAATCGTCCCATTGGAACGTTTATTCGGAATGCCCAAGTTTATATTGAGCGGGCCCAGATTAAAGGAAATGACTCCTATCGTGTAGGACTTAAAATTCCAATAGGATGGGTTTATGCTGAGGGGTTAAATGTCTATGATCAAGATGTAAAAGGTCGATTACTACTAGAAGGGCATGACGAGGACGGAAAACTCCAAGTTGCTCTACATATTAGTCTAGAACCTCTATAA